GTAAAAATTCTTATGCAAAATTTAAGGAAAGAGTGATGGCCAACGCTTTCTATTATTACGATTGGATGAAACGAAGCCAGTTTGGAATGTCCCTTACTTATTCCATTGCCCCAACCACACTTATCACTATTTTACCCTTTGGCTTTTTATTTTATGTAAGGGGTAGCTTACCGGTGGATAGCTTTATTACCATTATTATATTGTCGATGAGTATAGTTGCTCCCTTACTAGCCGCTATGGGATTTATAGATAATTTAGCAAAGGTTGGGACTACTGTTGGTTGTGTTGATGAGCTTTTGAATGCCAAGGAGCAAGACCACGGAACAGACGAAGTAAATTTAAAAAACAGAGATATTTTATTATCCAATGTTTCCTTTGGATATAGCGAGAATAAAGAGGTTTTACATGATATTACCCTTTCTATTCCAAGCAAAACCGTAACGGCTCTAGTGGGTCCCTCTGGCAGTGGAAAATCCACAGTAGCAAAGCTGATTGCAGGTTTTTGGGATGTAAATGGTGGTCAAATTTCAATCGGTGGGCAAGATGTAAAAAACATCCCCTTAACACAGCTTTATGATGAGGTGGCATTTGTTTCACAGGATAACTTTCTTTTTGACGATACCGTAATAAACAATATTAGAATGGGCAATACAAAAGCCACCGATGAAGAAGTAATGAATGTGGCAAAACAGGCAGGCTGTGATGATTTTATTAGGGCATTACAAAATGGCTATCAAACAAAGGTCGGCGGCGGTGGTGCGCATTTATCAGGTGGAGAAAAACAAAGAATTTCCATTGCTCGTGCCATGCTGAAAAATGCTCCTATTGTGGTGCTTGATGAAGCTACTGCATATATCGACCCTGAAAATGAAACAATCATTCAAAAAGCTGTTGCAAAATTAGTCACAGGAAAAACACTTATCTTGATAGCACATCGCCTATCTACCATTGTGGGTGCAGACAAAATTGTGGTTGTTAATAATGGCATGATTGAGTGTGAGGGTTCCCACAATGACTTGCTTCAAAAAAGTAAACTATACAAGGATATGTGGACAGCACACATGGGTATGAGAGAGGAGGCCCTTGCATGATAGAGACATTAAAAAAAATATGGAGCTTTGCAGGAGAAGAAAAATCAAATATAAACAAATCGGTAATCCTTAATTTTATATATGCTATTTTTTCTATGGGGGAAATCGCCGCAATCTATCTCATTCTATCCAAGGTTTTAGAAGAAAACAAAAATCTTAAAAATGCTTGGTACGCTTTAGGTTTACTACTGATTAGTATTTTGGGGAAAGCTAGCATGAAGTATTTCTCACAGCTTCAACAAACCCACGCAGGCTTTTTTATGGCAGCAAACAAACGAATGCAAATTGCCGACAAGCTAAAGCGTGTTCCAATGGGTTATTTCAATGATAATAGCTTAGGTGAAATCACAGGAGTTACAACTACTGTTTTAGAGATATTGGAACTTCAGGCCTCTATTGTCTTAGTAAATGTTCTCGGTGGTTTTATAAATGCCTTCGTCTTCTCCATTGTGATTATTGCATTCGATTGGAAAATAGGCCTTCTTATCGCTTTGGGTACATTGATTTATCTATTGATTTCTTCGGCTATGGAAAAAAAATCTGCAATCATTGCCCCCCACAGACAAAAATCTCAAGCAGTGATGGTATCTGCTATATTAGAATATCTTCAAGGTATGAGTGTGGTAAAATCCTTTAATCTGACAGGAAAAGGCGATAAAACCCTACGTGATGCTTTGGAGTATAACTGTGAAAGCAATTTAAAAATAGAGAAACTATTTACTCCTTACATTATACTACAAGGTTTATCATTACAAATTTTCAGTGTTGCTATCATTCTTTTCAGTGTTAAATTCTACTTAAATGGATCAATGGTGTTATTAGACACATTGATGATGATCATCATCTCATTTTTAGTGTTCTCACATATCCAATCAGCAGGTAGTAGTATTTCTCTTTTAAGAATTGTAAGCAGTGCCATGGATGAGGCAAATCAAACCGATAAGATTCCTGAAATTGATGAAAATGGAAAACATATTACACCAAATGATTATAATATCCAGTTCAAAAATGTAGATTTTTCTTACGAAAATAAAAAAATTCTCAAAAATGTTAGTTTTACTATTCCAGAAAAAACAACTACAGCCATTGTTGGTCCATCCGGTTCGGGCAAAACCACCCTTTGCAATTTAATCGCACGATTTTGGGATGTGGACAGCGGTAGTGTATCCATTGGTGGTGAAAACATCAAGGCCTACAGCTTGGAATCCCTTATGGACCAAATCAGTATGGTATTTCAGAAAGTATATCTTTTTGCTGATACCATTGAAAATAATATTAAATTTGGCAGACCCTCAGCTAATCACGAGGAAGTAGTCGCAGCTGCAAAAAAAGCTTGTTGTCATGATTTTATTATGGCATTACCAAATGGTTATGATACTGTTATTGGGGAAGGTGGAGATACTCTTTCCGGTGGCGAGAAACAGAGGTTATCTATTGCTAGGGCTTTGTTAAAGGATGCACCTATTGTTATCTTAGACGAGGCAACCGCCAATGTTGACCCTGAAAATGAGGATAAACTGCAAATAGCTATTGAAGCCTTAACACAGAACAAAACGATTATTATGATTGCACATAGATTAAAAACCGTTAGAAATGCAAATCAAATTCTTGTTGTGGACGACGGAAGCATTGTACAAAAAGGAACCCACGATGCTTTGATGAAGGAAGATGGTATTTACAGCAGCTTTATTTCCACAAGAAAACAAGCAGTAGGTTGGAAATTATAATTAGCAAAGAAATATTAAAATGAAAAATTATGAAGGATTATCAAGGTTATGTTAGCTGTATGCTCTATTAAGGCAGGTATTAAATATAAATAAGCAGCGATAAAGCATTCCAATGAAGTATCACAAAACTCAAAAAGAAAAAGGGTCAGACCAGCCAGTAATAGTCAAGAGTTTTTACTAGCTGATCTGCCCCCTTATATATTGTAGTAGGTTTATGATATAAAGATACTATGCTTTTATTAATTGTCTGTTTTCTTCAATTACCTGTTTATACGCCTTTGTTTCTACAAATATTTCATCCTTTAATGGATTGAGTTTGTTTTTACGAATCCTATTAAACTGATAAACAGCTAATGCAACATTTGCAATTAAGGCTATAAAACTTACAATAAAAAACGCCGTCGGGTTATGGGTAGTAGCCACAGGAGATATCCTATCTGCAAATGATGGAACAGTCATTACAAACATAATCCACAATGCAAGGGTGTTAGCACGGTGCTGTAACCAAGCTCCCCTTTTAATAAAGAATGCAGGTATAGTACAAGAAAGCAACAATGCCAAGCCACAATAAAATGAATGATCTGCTATACAATTGTAGGTATATGCAAAGTTCCATAAATCATAGGCTATAATCCAAGCCCAGATCATGTCAGGCCAAATCATATCCTTTGTCTTATCCTTAGAAATAAAGATACCAAGCCAACCACAAATAGTAATTATGTTAAGTAGTCCTGCTATACCATTCATAATATTCCAAGTTCCTGACATCACCCAAAGATTATCTATATATGCTCCATTCCATGCTCCGTATGTAAAGCATTCAAAGTCACGAATAGCCGCCTCCAGTATATTGAGTGCTAATATAAGAGGTGGAAAGCATAACGCCCACTTCTTTTTAGCAAGGGAAGGAATATATCGGATAGCCATAAATCCAAGACACCCCGCAAGAGCTGAATAGGTTTTTACCCAGTTAAACCATGTACCAGTACCATATTCATTTCCTAAAGCCGCAGTCTTAGGCCATACAAAGATAGTCAACCCTATAGGAAGGATAAGAAAAAGTGACAATCCTCCCCATTTTGTAGATCGACCAAACTCATTAAAAGCCATTAAAGCAAAAACGATGAAAAGCCATATACCCCAGCTAGTAAAATTTGTTGCTTCATACAAAATTCCCATACAATTCTACCTCCTAAATATTAAAAATCATTAGTCAATTATGTAACCGTACTTCCATATTTTATTTAGTCTAATAAGCATTCTACATCCTAAAATATATTCAAAAAATAAACCAGTCATCTCACTGGTCATTTTAATTCTCTTCGTAGTTACTTCATCCCTTACATACATTGAGTATGCCCAAGATAAAATGCTTAGAAAACAATCAAAATTCCTTTGCAATCCGACTTGTTTATTTTTTCCATTCGCCCCAAATCCCCTTTTACTTTTCACAAAAGTCTAAGGGGATTTTAAGGTGTATCTATAGAAATTACAATGGATCATTTAAATCTTAGTTTGTAGATTTATTAGCGTACTCTATATAAGTAAGGACTATTTTAACAAGCAATGATTTCCTTAATCATAAATTCTTTTCCAGATAATATTTCACAATCTTTTGTTCCACAGTTTGGACATTTACCACTATTCTTAATGATATTAAAAACTTTATCACATTTCTGACAAATGGCATTGCCAGGTGAAATCTCAATTTCTAATTTTGTCTCTTGCAATAAAGTCCCATAAACTGCCGCCGGATAACAGGATTCAATGTATTTCGGGATCATCGATGAAAGCTCACCAATTTGTAAAACCATTGTATCAATTTTTTTTAATCCATTTTTCTTTGCAAAATTTTCAACAGTTTTAACGACTTCAATTATAACTCCTAATTCATGCAAATGAATACACCTCTACTTGTCAAAATCTTAATCTAAATGAACCTTGTGCTTCTTGTCTTTTATTATTTCAATTTATCAATTTCTCTCGCTGACTTTTTTACCATAAAAAGCTGACTTCACTGATTTTATTGGCTTTTTAATAG
This DNA window, taken from Maledivibacter sp., encodes the following:
- a CDS encoding DUF5692 family protein translates to MGILYEATNFTSWGIWLFIVFALMAFNEFGRSTKWGGLSLFLILPIGLTIFVWPKTAALGNEYGTGTWFNWVKTYSALAGCLGFMAIRYIPSLAKKKWALCFPPLILALNILEAAIRDFECFTYGAWNGAYIDNLWVMSGTWNIMNGIAGLLNIITICGWLGIFISKDKTKDMIWPDMIWAWIIAYDLWNFAYTYNCIADHSFYCGLALLLSCTIPAFFIKRGAWLQHRANTLALWIMFVMTVPSFADRISPVATTHNPTAFFIVSFIALIANVALAVYQFNRIRKNKLNPLKDEIFVETKAYKQVIEENRQLIKA
- a CDS encoding ABC transporter ATP-binding protein/permease, producing MIETLKKIWSFAGEEKSNINKSVILNFIYAIFSMGEIAAIYLILSKVLEENKNLKNAWYALGLLLISILGKASMKYFSQLQQTHAGFFMAANKRMQIADKLKRVPMGYFNDNSLGEITGVTTTVLEILELQASIVLVNVLGGFINAFVFSIVIIAFDWKIGLLIALGTLIYLLISSAMEKKSAIIAPHRQKSQAVMVSAILEYLQGMSVVKSFNLTGKGDKTLRDALEYNCESNLKIEKLFTPYIILQGLSLQIFSVAIILFSVKFYLNGSMVLLDTLMMIIISFLVFSHIQSAGSSISLLRIVSSAMDEANQTDKIPEIDENGKHITPNDYNIQFKNVDFSYENKKILKNVSFTIPEKTTTAIVGPSGSGKTTLCNLIARFWDVDSGSVSIGGENIKAYSLESLMDQISMVFQKVYLFADTIENNIKFGRPSANHEEVVAAAKKACCHDFIMALPNGYDTVIGEGGDTLSGGEKQRLSIARALLKDAPIVILDEATANVDPENEDKLQIAIEALTQNKTIIMIAHRLKTVRNANQILVVDDGSIVQKGTHDALMKEDGIYSSFISTRKQAVGWKL
- a CDS encoding ABC transporter ATP-binding protein/permease, which codes for METKNPLLRLWELGKDEHKKLKSATVLAIFGVIFGIVPFFCAAKVIVALLNDQKDFGFYVLWCFIALGGYVLRTLLYNMALAFSHKGTFRILKHIRQMVLEKLPKLPLGSVMEVSSGKMKQVIVDQIEGMEVTLAHLIPEMTANIIAPILVIIYLLILDWRLALLSLVSIPLGMVFMMLIMRDYAKDYEQSVKTTQDMNETIVEYIAGIEVIKAYNQGKNSYAKFKERVMANAFYYYDWMKRSQFGMSLTYSIAPTTLITILPFGFLFYVRGSLPVDSFITIIILSMSIVAPLLAAMGFIDNLAKVGTTVGCVDELLNAKEQDHGTDEVNLKNRDILLSNVSFGYSENKEVLHDITLSIPSKTVTALVGPSGSGKSTVAKLIAGFWDVNGGQISIGGQDVKNIPLTQLYDEVAFVSQDNFLFDDTVINNIRMGNTKATDEEVMNVAKQAGCDDFIRALQNGYQTKVGGGGAHLSGGEKQRISIARAMLKNAPIVVLDEATAYIDPENETIIQKAVAKLVTGKTLILIAHRLSTIVGADKIVVVNNGMIECEGSHNDLLQKSKLYKDMWTAHMGMREEALA
- a CDS encoding hydrogenase maturation nickel metallochaperone HypA, whose amino-acid sequence is MHELGVIIEVVKTVENFAKKNGLKKIDTMVLQIGELSSMIPKYIESCYPAAVYGTLLQETKLEIEISPGNAICQKCDKVFNIIKNSGKCPNCGTKDCEILSGKEFMIKEIIAC